In the genome of Candida dubliniensis CD36 chromosome 3, complete sequence, the window ACTAAACGCAATGATTGAGATAGTAACCGAACATGTTCTATATCCAAATTATAACTTGTTTTCAAAGATATTTCAATCATACTATTCTCATCTAGCTTTCGATTGAGTGATTTCATTTTACCAATTGCCTGTGGATTCCAGACTCGAGGAAGAATATTGGGTAATATACAAGTAGATGGCGTTATTTCCGGGATCATGTAGCATAAAATTGGAGTGAACTCTTCAAATATCAAGCACATTAGTGCAAATAATGGTATTTTGTAATAGTCATTTGGTGTACGTTTGTAAAGCTGAAATTGTTCTCTtgttaaattgaaaatagaaTGAGTTTTCACATTATTGGATCTTTTAATATCACCTTTAGTCATTTTCTCCAAAGTTTCTGATTCTACTTTGTCCATGTATATTCTTTGACTCATTTCTTCAGTTAATTTTCTAAAGGAGGGAATTTTGATCTTTGTTTCTTGTCCTGATGGAGTGACACTAGTCAAATAAAAGTCTTGCTTTAGCTTCTTCAATATAGTCTGATTCTGCCATACATTTTTGATTCctaatttataaaaattaataattgtcTTTCCATATGCTATAAGTTGTTTGATCTTCAAGGAAACACCTTGTTTTTCTGGGTTGCTCTGGACTACCTGGTTGAAAACTTCTTGTTTGGTTTGTATGACAATAGGTAAGGTCTTGGTTGCATTCATGCATTTTGAATCAACAGACTGCCAAATTGACGATAGTCTTGGTGATTTACTCAATTCGCTCAAGAATACCAGTTTTTTGCTAGGCAACCTGTAGAATTGAGATGATCTGTTCATAGGTAGTTTAGTAGTCACAAGTTTATGTTAGCTTTCCTTTTGAcagatgaaaaaaaaaaaaaatccttgcaataaataatatatggAGGAAAAAGAACTCCTTCCaagatttaataataatgttttcTCTCTGTGACAATTATTTGCAATATGTCATACATCACACCTACCAAAAGGATTTACACTTCTGaagatttatcaaaatgGGTGGGCTCACCTACCTATAATACTGTATTGGACTTCATTGTGGAGTTGCAGACATCTGTCACTGGCAAATCCAATGATTCATCGAACGAGGCTAGTCTGATAATTGACAAACTTTCAAAACTCCTTTCCAAAGTTGATAGTCTAATTACATTACATCCTGCTCATGATTCAGTATCTAGATTTGGAAAAGTTGAATTCAGAGACTTTTATAAGGATTTGTCTGCCAAAGCGGAAGAATATATTTCTGAGATCACTCCCATGGCAATTCAAGAAACATCCACTTACTTTGTTGAATCGTGGGGGAATAGCACAAGAATCGATTATGGGTCTGGtcatgaattgaattttataTGTTTTTTGTTGTGCTTGAAGGAGTTAGGTCAAATTACCGCTTCTGATTACGAAGGTTTGATTCTCAGAGTTTTCACtcaatatatatctatCATGCGTAAACTACAGAAGGAATACTGGTTGGAGCCTGCGGGATCGCATGGGGTTTGGGGGTTGGATGACTATCACTTTTTGCCCTTTTTATTTGGAGCTGCACAATTGTCTACTCATCCACATATGAAACCAAAACTGATTCATAATGATGAGTTAGTGGAGATGTATTCCACAAAGTATATGTATTTTGAGTGCATCGATTtcataaacaaaattaaaaccatTCCTAACCACCAAGGCAAATTGAGCTTGCGCTGGCATCTGCCAATGTTGGATGACATATCTGCCGCTAAAAACTGGGATAAGATTAGAGAAGGAATGGTGAAAATGTACAAGGTCGAAGTTTTAGGGAAACTACCAATCATGCAGCATTTTATGTTTGGTACTCTTTTAAAATGTCCAGAAGGAATCCCTGAGCATACCGATGAAAACGGACACGGAGACAAGGTTGAGGATCATTGTGGCCACGCTCACGTTAACACTTGGGGAGATTGTTGTGGTATTAAGATTCCCAGTGGCATTGCTGCTAGTGAAAGTCTAAAGCATGAGAGGAAAGGCAATATTCCGTTCGATTAGGttatttattcattgtATCCTATATTAGTAGAGATCAATATATTCTTAGGAAACACCCCGGGAAATGGTAACAATACTTTCAAATGCTTCTTCTgatcatcaaatttactCACATGTATATACCCTAAAACGCTTGTGTTCAATAAATCTTTCCCTAgttttttatcattatttggGAGATGTGTTATGGCAACAATCGAATTCTCTAAATTTGAGCTGTTGGGTTCTTCAATTGcttgataatatttttccAACTGCTTCTCTTCTGCGTCTTCTTCAAGATCCGGTTCATCTTTCTCAAAGTCATCTCCCCCAGGCAAAAATGCCATTTGAGAAAGCAAATCCTTTGTCAATAcatttttataaattctCAACCCCAGCAATTCAATATCAGTTTTGAAGGGCGACAATCttgttttgaaatttccattgaaatattcttttatagtttgttcttgttgtagACGAATAAATCTatcttcaacttcaacaCATCCTGACAGTTTActcaatttaataatatttaattggGTCGATTTATGAGCAAACTTCTTGGTCAAATCAATGGCTAATCGCTCATTtccaataacaacaatattatcaatcaaaaaattagaTACGATGCACTCAATgatatcaaaatttttcagaGTCAAAGCTGGTGTATCAATAATCGCTCCACTGTTTTTAATGTTCAAGTCTTGATCGAAGCGAGACAAAACCGTTATGCCTAACTTCTCAATTAgcaatttataaaaatcCACATTGTCATTGAAATCTGCCATTCCAAAATTTTTAACAATCGGTTGTTTGGGATTGTGTGTTAATGTCCCGCTGGTTGTGGTTAAGCCATACCCATTGCAACTTTCTACATCAAAAGAGTCACTTATGGGTGTTGCTGTCAACGACCCAGGCAAAGCAAATACACCATCACGAGGTTGCAAGTTCACCAATACAGGTGTATTGTTCATCTTGTTGGCATATGCTGCTAATATTTTCAGCATAGTTGTCTTACCTGAATATTTTGAGCCTATAATTAGCACTTTTGGACCGCTTTGTTGCTGGTCAATAGaacttgaaaaattgtAATCCTTTGTGTACTGTCTCTTGCTTTCAAAATACATATGTAGGTTCAATATGGAATCCATATTGGACTCGTCACTCAAGTATTCGACAAAGCCATCATCAGAAGTAGAAGCCAACGATAGATCGTCTTTATTTTCCACCAAAACGTACTCAATTACTGAGTCGGCAATTGGAGAATACAAGTAAGCCTTAGTCCCTGATAACTGAATTTCTATATTGTTTGCTAATTCGGTCCCATTAATTTCCACTATTCCAGTTAAAACCTTAAACTTGAGAAGTCTATTAAATGGAACCTCTATTCTCCACTCATAGTTCTGAGGAATCGTCAATGTAATACTCGATACAGCATAATTCACTTTTTCGGTACTCCCGAACCCTGGTATGGACATTGTGATTTAGAATCTTCCACAATGAATAAACTAAACAACAGGTTTCGTCCTCCTGTTCTGTGtggaaaaacaaaaaaaaaaaaaaaagaaagaaagaaagatgaATTGGACGGTCGTGTGAAAATGGTAAATGCCACATTTAAGAGAATTTCCCTAAAAGTTTTATCTATTGTCACCTAAACTATACAAATCCCTATACTTGACCAGTCAAGTAGTTatatattatcaaatgataatctctttggtttaattttcatttgattcttCGTCAACTTTACAACT includes:
- a CDS encoding pentamidine resistance factor, mitochondrial precursor, putative (Similar to S. cerevisiae PNT1;~In S. cerevisiae: mitochondrial inner membrane protein involved in export of proteins from the mitochondrial matrix; overexpression of PNT1 confers resistance to the anti-Pneumocystis carinii drug pentamidine, and deletion confers increased sensitivity), whose amino-acid sequence is MNRSSQFYRLPSKKSVFLSELSKSPRLSSIWQSVDSKCMNATKTLPIVIQTKQEVFNQVVQSNPEKQGVSLKIKQLIAYGKTIINFYKLGIKNVWQNQTILKKLKQDFYLTSVTPSGQETKIKIPSFRKLTEEMSQRIYMDKVESETLEKMTKGDIKRSNNVKTHSIFNLTREQFQLYKRTPNDYYKIPLFALMCLIFEEFTPILCYMIPEITPSTCILPNILPRVWNPQAIGKMKSLNRKLDENSMIEISLKTSYNLDIEHVRLLSQSLRLVSRYIPPRFYPDEYLRDKLQDYYNYIVIDNFYLSGLNGDGNMWNLNDQELVLACLERNLIQNIVYDTKLFNQISDPIQKRMFQDKYMGKLRVKLFQYLVDFENFNIGYVAVNHVIPREEEVNVITWR
- a CDS encoding peptidyl-prolyl cis-trans isomerase PTPA-2, putative (Similar to S. cerevisiae RRD2;~In S. cerevisiae: activator of the phosphotyrosyl phosphatase activity of PP2A,peptidyl-prolyl cis/trans-isomerase; regulates G1 phase progression, the osmoresponse, microtubule dynamics), giving the protein MSYITPTKRIYTSEDLSKWVGSPTYNTVLDFIVELQTSVTGKSNDSSNEASSIIDKLSKLLSKVDSLITLHPAHDSVSRFGKVEFRDFYKDLSAKAEEYISEITPMAIQETSTYFVESWGNSTRIDYGSGHELNFICFLLCLKELGQITASDYEGLILRVFTQYISIMRKLQKEYWLEPAGSHGVWGLDDYHFLPFLFGAAQLSTHPHMKPKSIHNDELVEMYSTKYMYFECIDFINKIKTIPNHQGKLSLRWHSPMLDDISAAKNWDKIREGMVKMYKVEVLGKLPIMQHFMFGTLLKCPEGIPEHTDENGHGDKVEDHCGHAHVNTWGDCCGIKIPSGIAASESLKHERKGNIPFD
- a CDS encoding cleavage and polyadenylation factor CFI component, putative (Similar to S. cerevisiae CLP1;~In S. cerevisiae: involved in both the endonucleolytic cleavage and polyadenylation steps of mRNA 3'-end maturation); the protein is MSIPGFGSTEKVNYAVSSITLTIPQNYEWRIEVPFNRLLKFKVLTGIVEINGTELANNIEIQLSGTKAYLYSPIADSVIEYVLVENKDDLSLASTSDDGFVEYLSDESNMDSILNLHMYFESKRQYTKDYNFSSSIDQQQSGPKVLIIGSKYSGKTTMSKILAAYANKMNNTPVLVNLQPRDGVFALPGSLTATPISDSFDVESCNGYGLTTTSGTLTHNPKQPIVKNFGMADFNDNVDFYKLLIEKLGITVLSRFDQDLNIKNSGAIIDTPALTSKNFDIIECIVSNFLIDNIVVIGNERLAIDLTKKFAHKSTQLNIIKLSKSSGCVEVEDRFIRLQQEQTIKEYFNGNFKTRLSPFKTDIELSGLRIYKNVLTKDLLSQMAFLPGGDDFEKDEPDLEEDAEEKQLEKYYQAIEEPNSSNLENSIVAITHLPNNDKKLGKDLLNTSVLGYIHVSKFDDQKKHLKVLLPFPGVFPKNILISTNIGYNE